From Acropora muricata isolate sample 2 chromosome 14, ASM3666990v1, whole genome shotgun sequence, one genomic window encodes:
- the LOC136899371 gene encoding uncharacterized protein translates to MSSRPYRVGQWLPSDPKVLDKWLDNLIKKVEADPIYRGKLQALEAQHPPAESEESAEKAKYKFSPLPLPIEFYTLHEPVEKLKEAILSDPEINMFFHQMFWQQYSLPDSSEGVKIPTWHLMIILIDYIMTTAPEFNETGLVGFTINVILNWPMNTTAGFAAFLNDKVNKLFKNILNYWADTWLNTPASCSVLTTKSPGGWFSKEAMKAMPGFVDDYECDPNLPHYGFKSWDEFFTRKFRPGRRPVASPDDNYIVANACESAPYKLDRGVKHKDFFWIKGQRYSLDFILNMNPVAKKFYGGTVYQAFLSATSYHRWHSPVSGIIHKTELVDGSYYSQTHNIQNDPASPNMSQGYLAQVAARGIIYIQADNDDIGLMCFVSIGMSEVSSNEITVKEGQRVEKGDELGMFHFGGSTHLLIFRPQVDIQFDFRGQEPGLDSTNINVKAKIAEVKKAKK, encoded by the coding sequence ATGAGCTCCAGACCTTATCGCGTTGGTCAATGGCTTCCCTCCGATCCTAAAGTTCTTGACAAATGGTTAGACAACTTGATCAAAAAAGTCGAAGCTGACCCGATCTACCGAGGAAAGTTACAGGCGCTTGAAGCTCAACATCCTCCAGCTGAAAGCGAAGAAAGCGCTGAAAAAGCTAAGTATAAATTTTCACCTCTACCTCTGCCTATCGAATTCTACACTCTCCATGAACCAGTTGAAAAATTGAAGGAAGCTATTCTCAGCGACCCTGAGATCAACATGTTCTTCCATCAAATGTTCTGGCAACAGTATAGTCTCCCAGATAGTTCTGAAGGAGTAAAAATTCCGACCTGGCACTTGATGATTATATTGATCGACTACATCATGACGACTGCTCCTGAGTTTAACGAAACTGGTTTGGTTGGCTTCACCATCAATGTAATCTTGAACTGGCCGATGAATACCACCGCTGGCTTTGCTGCTTTCCTCAACGACAAAGTCAACAAGTTGTTCAAGAATATTCTCAATTACTGGGCAGACACATGGCTGAACACTCCCGCTTCTTGCTCTGTTTTGACCACAAAGTCACCTGGGGGTTGGTTTAGCAAGGAGGCAATGAAAGCAATGCCAGGCTTTGTTGACGATTATGAATGCGATCCAAATCTACCTCATTATGGCTTCAAGTCATGGGATGAATTTTTCACCAGAAAGTTTCGCCCTGGTAGACGTCCAGTAGCATCTCCAGACGACAATTACATTGTTGCAAACGCCTGTGAGTCAGCGCCGTACAAGTTAGATCGTGGGGTGAAGCACAAGGACTTCTTTTGGATAAAAGGTCAGCGATACTCCTTGGATTTCATCCTGAACATGAATCCAGTAGCCAAGAAATTTTACGGTGGAACCGTGTACCAAGCGTTTCTGAGCGCTACCAGTTATCACCGATGGCACAGCCCTGTCTCTGGTATCATCCACAAAACAGAACTTGTGGATGGCTCCTACTACTCGCAAACCCACAACATCCAGAACGACCCTGCATCCCCGAACATGTCACAGGGCTACCTGGCTCAGGTAGCTGCAAGAGGAATTATTTACATTCAAGCTGACAACGACGATATTGGCTTGATGTGTTTCGTATCAATCGGTATGTCAGAAGTGTCTAGCAACGAAATTACTGTCAAAGAGGGGCAGAGAGTGGAGAAAGGCGACGAGCTTGGCATGTTTCACTTTGGTGGTTCCACACATTTGCTGATATTCCGTCCCCAAGTGGACATCCAGTTTGATTTTCGGGGTCAAGAACCAGGTCTGGATTCAACAAATATTAACGTCAAAGCTAAGATAGCAGAagtgaaaaaggcaaagaagtAA
- the LOC136899370 gene encoding uncharacterized protein produces the protein MSSRPQSDSQWLPSDSKLLSDEWLANLIKKVQADPIFRGKLQAIEAQHPTAKNEQSAEKSTIKLSHPPSPVEYRLHEPVEKLKEAILNDPEINMFFHQMFWQQYSLPDSSEGVKIPTWHVMIVLIDYIMTTAPEFNETGLVGFPINVILNWPMNTTAGFAAFLNDKVNKLFKNILNYWAHTWLNTPSSCSVLTTKSPGGWFSEEAMKAMPGFVDDYECDPKLPHYGFKSWDDFFTRKFRPGRRPVASPENHYIVANACESAPYKLAYGVKHRDFFWIKNQRYSLNFILNMNPLAQKFYDGTVYQAFLSATSYHRWHSPVSGIIHKTELVDGSYYSQNPNIPNDPAPPDMSQGYLAQVAARGIIYIQADNEHIGLMCFVSIGMSEVSSNEITVKEGQRVEKGDELGMFHFGGSTHLLIFRPEVDIHFDLAGQEPGLHSTNINVKAKIAEVKKPKNK, from the coding sequence ATGAGCTCCAGACCTCAAAGCGATAGTCAATGGCTTCCTTCCGACTCTAAACTTCTCAGTGACGAATGGTTAGCCAACTTGATCAAAAAAGTCCAAGCTGACCCGATCTTCCGAGGAAAGTTACAGGCGATTGAAGCTCAGCATCCTACAGCTAAGAATGAACAAAGCGCTGAAAAATCCACAATTAAACTTTCACATCCACCTTCGCCAGTCGAATACCGTCTCCATGAACCAGTTGAAAAATTGAAGGAAGCTATTCTCAACGACCCTGAGATCAACATGTTCTTCCATCAAATGTTCTGGCAACAGTATAGTCTGCCAGATAGTTCTGAAGGAGTAAAAATTCCCACCTGGCACGTGATGATTGTATTGATCGACTACATCATGACGACTGCTCCTGAGTTCAACGAAACTGGTTTGGTTGGCTTCCCCATCAATGTAATCTTGAACTGGCCGATGAATACCACCGCTGGCTTTGCTGCTTTCCTCAACGACAAAGTCAACAAGTTGTTCAAGAATATTCTCAATTACTGGGCACACACATGGCTGAACACTCCCTCTTCTTGCTCTGTTTTGACCACGAAGTCCCCTGGAGGTTGGTTTAGCGAAGAGGCAATGAAAGCAATGCCAGGCTTTGTTGACGATTATGAATGCGATCCAAAGCTTCCTCATTATGGCTTCAAGTCATGGGATGATTTTTTCACCAGAAAGTTTCGCCCTGGTAGACGTCCAGTAGCATCTCCAGAAAACCATTACATTGTTGCAAATGCCTGTGAGTCGGCGCCGTACAAGTTAGCTTATGGCGTGAAGCACAGGGACTTCTTTTGGATAAAAAATCAGCGGTACTCGTTGAATTTCATCCTGAACATGAATCCCCTAGCCCAGAAATTTTACGATGGAACCGTGTACCAAGCGTTTCTGAGCGCCACCAGTTATCACCGATGGCACAGCCCTGTCTCTGGTATCATCCACAAAACAGAACTTGTGGATGGTTCCTACTACTCGCAAAATCCCAACATCCCCAACGACCCTGCACCACCTGACATGTCACAGGGTTACCTGGCTCAGGTAGCCGCGAGAGGAATTATTTACATTCAAGCTGACAACGAGCATATTGGCTTGATGTGTTTCGTATCCATCGGTATGTCAGAAGTGTCTAGCAACGAAATTACTGTCAAAGAGGGGCAGAGAGTGGAGAAAGGTGACGAGCTTGGCATGTTTCACTTTGGTGGTTCCACACATTTGCTGATATTCCGTCCCGAAGTAGACATCCACTTTGATTTGGCGGGTCAAGAACCAGGTCTACATTCCACAAATATTAACGTCAAAGCTAAGATAGCAGAAGTGAAAAAGCCAAAGAATAAATGA